One Microbacterium sp. SSM24 genomic window, CGACGAACCTCGGACCCTGGTTCGACGTGTGCCGTCCGGCGTGCTGCGAGAACGTGCGCGCAGGCTTCAAGCCGGCCGCCGCCGGCATCGCGCCCTGACCCCCGGCATGGCCCCCTGACCGCCGTCACCCGCGCCGGAAGCCCCGGCGCCGCTCCCTAGGATGGTGCCCATGCGCATCCACATCGCGACCGACCACGCCGGCCTCGAGTTCTCCACGCAGCTGCAGCACCATCTGGCGGCCGCCGGCCACGAGGTGATCGACCACGGCCCCATCGAGTACGACGCGCTCGACGACTATCCGGCGTTCTGCATCCGCGCCGCCCAGGCTGTCGTGCGCGATCAGAGCGCGGGGATCGACGCCCTCGGGGTCGTCTTCGGCGGATCGGGCAACGGCGAGCAGATCGCGGCCAACAAGGTCGTCGGTGTGCGCGCGGCGCTCGCCTGGAGCATCGCGACCGCCGAGCTCGCACGCGAGCACAACGACGCGAACGTGATCGCGATCGGTGCACGCCAGCACACCTTCGACGAGGCGGCGACGTTCATCGACCGCTTCATCGCCACCCCGTTCTCGGGCGAGGAGCGTCATGCGCGCCGCATCGGCCAGCTCGCCGCCTTCGAGGAGGACGGCTCGTTGGAGCCGGACCCGCGTGCGAGCACCGGGCAGCCCGATGTGCTCGCCGCCGACGACAGCTCCTTCGACCCCGAGGCGGGCTGACCCGGCGATGCCCGAGGGTCACTCCGTCCACCGGATCGCCCGCCAGTTCGATCGGAACTTCGTCGGTCGCACAGTCGCGGCCTCGAGTCCGCAGGGGCGGTTCGTCGAAGGCGCGGCGCTGATCGACGGCCGCACCGCGACGGCGGTGAGGGCGGTCGGCAAGCAGATGTTCCTGGAGTTCGACGACGATCTCTGGCTGCGTGTGCATCTCGGCATGTACGGGGCGTGGGACTTCGCCGGTGAGATCCTCGTCGATCCCACCATCGCGTCGGCCAACGGCCGCATGGGACAGACGAACCAGCGCGGGACCGACCTCGTCGCACCGATCCTCGACTCCGCCGGCGAGAACTCGCTGACCTCGATCGGCGCCCCACGCAGGACCCGGGTCCATGTGCGGATGTCGGAGCAGACGACGGGACTCGCAGACGACGGCGATCAATGGCCGCCCGCGGTCGTCGGACAGGTGCGTCTGCGGCTGCTCACGCCCTCGACGGCGGCGGACCTGCGCGGGCCTACCGCGTGCGCACTCCAGACCCCCGACGAGGTCGCTGCGACGATCGCCAAGCTCGGGCCCGACCCCCTCGTCGACGACGTCGCGGAGGGCGAGGAGCGGTTCGCCGCGGTCGTCCGCCGCAAGCCCACGCCGATCGGGCTGCTGCTTATGGACCAGTCCGTCGTGAGCGGGATCGGTAACGTCTACCGCGCCGAGCTGCTCTACCGGGCCCGGCTGAACCCGCACACTCCGGGGCGCGATGTGCCCGAAGAGCTCGTGCGCGAGCTGTGGCGCGACTGGGTGCGACTCCTTGCGATCGGGGTCGAGACCGGCCAGATGATGACGATGGACGACCTGGCGCCCGACGCGTACCGCCAGGCGATGGCGAGCCGCGACGACCGGCACTGGGTCTATCACCGCGCGGGGCTGCCGTGTCGGGTGTGCGGCACCGAGATCGTCGTCGAGGAGGTCGCCACGCGCAAGCTGTACTGGTGCCCCTCGTGCCAGCGCTGATCACGGCCCCGGGCCGGCGCCGACCGTAGGCTGGGAGCCATGCGCCAGAACCCGAGCTTCGCGATGACGGATGTCACCGAGCTGCGCCGTCTCATCGACGCGAACCCCTGGATGACCCTCGTCAGCGCGACCGACGACGGGCTCGTCGCGTCGCACTACGCCGTCCTGCTCGACGGCGACCGGGACGACCTCACGATCGTCGGCCACGTCGGCAAGCCCGACGACCTCATCCATGGGCTCGGCGAGCGCGAGCTGCTGGTGGTGGTGCAGGGTCCACACGGGTACATCTCTCCCAGTTGGTACGGCGACGCCCCGAACGTCCCCACGTGGAACTTCGTCTCCGCCCACCTGACCGGCGTCCCCGAGATCCTCACCCCCGAGGAGAACCTGCGCGTGCTGGACCGTCTCGTCGCGCGTTTCGAGAGCGGGATGCCGCAGCCCCGCCTGCTGTGGGAGCGCCCGAACGATCCTGACTACGTCACGCGGCTCGAGCGGGGCACGGTCGGATTCCGGCTCACGCCGACGAAGGTGGTCGCCAAGCGCAAGCTCAGCCAGAACAGGCCCGACGACGTCGTCGAGACGATCATCGCGCAGCTCGGCGAGGGTGGCGCGTACGTCGATCCGCGACTGCCCGCGGAGATGCAGCGCGCCCTCGATGCTCGCAGGGCCGCCCGGTGAGCGCCGTTCGCGGAGAGAGCCCCGCTGTCCTCGCCGACGTGCGGCTGACCGGGTCGCAGCGCACCGACCCGTTCGTCGACGACCTCGTCGATGTGCACCTCGCAGACGGAGTCGTCGTCGACATCGCGCCGGCGCGAGCCCTCCCGCGCACCGGCCTCGTGGTCGACGGCGGCGGTGGCTGGCTCGTTCCCGGCCTGTGGGACCACCACGTGCACGTCGTGCAGTGGGCGCTGGCAGCCCAGCGCGAGGCGCTCGGCACGGCGTCCTCCGCTGCCCACGCGGCTGCCCTGATGGGCGCCGCCGCTTCGCTGCCCGACGGCCGTCGCATCGGGACGGGGTTCCGCGACGCCCTGTGGCCCGACGCCCCGACGCTCGAGGTGCTGGACGCCGCGACCGGAGACGTGCCGACCTATCTGATCAATGCCGACGTCCACAGCGTGTGGCTGAACTCGGCCGCGCTGCGCCGCGAGGGTCTCACTCCCGACGGCGTCGGCCTCCTCCGGGAGGCGCCCGCGTTCGAGATCTCCCGACGACTCAACGCCGTCGCACCCGAGGTCTCCGATCCGCTGGTGGTGCAAATGGCGCAGGATGCCGCAGCCCGCGGCGTCGTCGGCCTCGTGGACCTCGACATGGCGTGGAACGAGGATGCCTGGGCACGGCGCACGAGCGCCGGGTTCGACGCCCTGCGGGTCTCGTTCGGGATCTATCCGGAGTTCCTCGACCGGGCGATCGCCGACGGACTGCGCACGGGCGATCCCGCGCGGGGCGCGGCATCCGATCTCGCCCGCGTGGGCCCCCTCAAGGTCATCACGGACGGATCCCTCGGCACCCGTACGGCGGCGTGCTCGCACGCGTACCCGGGAGACCCGCACAATCTCGGCCTCCTGACCGTCGACATCGCGACGCTCGTCGACCTCATGACCCGTGCGACGGGGGCGGGGATCGCCTCGGCGATCCACGCGATCGGCGACGTCGCGAACACGCACGCGCTCGACGCCTACGCCGCCACGGGGGCATGGGGCACGATCGAGCACGCGCAGCTGGTCGCGCACGCCGACATCCCGCGGTTCGGACGCCTCGGCGTCGCCGCCAGCGTGCAGCCCGAGCACGCCATCGACGACCGCGATATGACCGACACCATCTGGGCCGGGCAGACCGCGCAGCCGTACCCGCTGCGCTCGCTCGCCGACACCGGAGCGAATCTGCTGTTCGGGTCGGACGCGCCCGTGTCGCCGCTCGACCCCTGGGCGGCGATGGCCGCGGCCGTCTTCCGCACCCGCGACGGTCGAGAGCCGTGGCAGGCGCACCAGCGCCTCGACGCCGCGACGGCGCTCGGAGCATCGACGTACGGCGGCTCCGCGACTCCCGCCCGCATCGAGCCCGGCATGCGCGCGGACCTCGCCGTCTGCGCGCATGATCCGCTGCGTGCGAGCGAGTCCGAGATGCGCGGCATGGAGGTGCGGGCGACGCTCCTCGAAGGCAGGCTCACCCACCTCGCCTGACGTCCGGCGTGGAGGGGGGGTCAGCCCCCGTCTCGATCGGGGTGGGGATCGGATGCCGTCCCGCGGCCTCGCTCACGAGGCTGGAGTCATGGTCCTGCCCGCTCCCTCGCCCCTTCCGGCGGCCCCCACCGTCCCGCGGCGCCGTCGTCGTGGACTCGTCGCCGTGCTCATCGCCGTCCCGCTCGTGGTGCTTGCCGTCGGGGTGGCCGCGTGGTTCGCCGTCAACTCCTCTCGACCCGCCCCTCCCGCCCCCGGAACGACGTCCTTCACGCAGCCCCTGCTGATTCCGGAGCTCGCCCCGTCCACGCTCGAGGACGGCGTCCGCGTGTTCCGGCTCGAGCCGCGCGAGAGCCGCACGACGTTCGTCGCGCAGGGCGAGACCCCGACGCTCGGCTACAACGGCTCCTATCTGGGTCCGACCCTCGTCGCTGCGCGCGGCGAGCGCGTCCGCGTCGAGGTCCACAACGCACTGGACGAGAGCACGACGGTCCACTGGCACGGCATGCATCTCCCGGCGGTGATGGACGGCGGCCCGCACACCCCGATCGCGGCGGGCACGACGTGGGCGCCGGAGTGGCTCATCGATCAGCCCGCGGCATCCCTCTGGTACCACCCGCATCTCCACGGTCGGACGCGGGAACAGGTGGACGCAGGGCTGGCGGGGATGTTCCTCCTCACGGATGACACCGAGGGCGCGCTCGCACTTCCCCGCGAGTACGGCGTGGACGACGTGCCCCTCATCGTGCAGGACCGCTCCTTCAGCGCGGACGGGGCGTTCGCCGGCGGCCTCGGCATGCAGTTCGACGGCGTGCTCGGCGACACGATCCTCGTGAACGGCACGGTCGGTCCGTACTTCGAGGCCTCGACGGAGCGGGTGCGGCTGCGCCTGCTCAACGGGTCGAGTGCGCGCATGTACGACTTCGCGTTCGACGACGGCCGCACGTTCGACCTGATCGGAACGGACGGTGGTCTGCTCACGGCGCCGGTTCCCGTCACCAGCATCCCGCTGTCACCGGGGGAGCGCGCCGAGATCGTCGTGACCGTGCGACCCGGGGACGAGACCGTGCTCCGCTCGCAGGCGCCGGATCCCGCGCTGCACGCGGGCGGCGCGGCGTTCGACGTGCTTCAGCTGCGGAGCGCAGCGTCTCTGACGCCGTCGCCGGAGGTTCCGCGCAGGCTCGTCGACATCCAGGACGCGAGCGATGCGGATGCCGCCGCGCATCGCACGTTCGTGATGTCCGGCCACGACATCAACGACACGCAGATGGATCTCGGGCGCGTGGACTTCGCGGCGATCGTGGACACGCGAGAGGTCTGGACGGTGCGCAACGACAATCCGCTGCCGCACTCGTTCCACGTGCACGACACGCAGTTCCGCGTGCTCAGCATCGACGGGGAGCCACCGCCCGCTCGCCTGTCGGGGTGGAAGGACACGATTCCGCTCGAGTGGGACCGCGAGTACCGGCTGCTCGTGAGCTTCGAGGACTACGTCGACCCGACCACACCGTACATGTTCCACTGCCACCTGCTGTGGCACGAGGACCAGGGCATGATGGGACAGTTCCTGGTCGTCGAAGAGGGCCAACAGCCCGATCTGCGACGTCCCGAGGGAGACAGCGATGACCACCATGACCACTGACGCGCCCGCGAGCGTGGCCGCCCCGACGGGCTTCTGGGCCTCGTACGGTCGAGCCTGGACCCGCACGCCCGGCAGCGCCGTCTACCTTCTCGCCGTGTTCGTGCTGGCGATGGTTTCGGTGAGCGTGCTCGCCGCGCTGTTCTGGACCGGCGTCGGGCTCCTGGTGCTCGTGATCGGTCTGCCGATCGTCGTCGGCACCCTGTTCGTGGCGCGCGGCTTCGGAACAGCCGACCGCGGCCTGCTGTGGCTCACCGGACTGCCCCGCATCGGAGAGCCGGAGTGGAATCGCGACCGGCCCGGCACCGGCGGGTTCTGGATGACGCTCACACGCCCGGTGCGCAACGCGCACTACTGGATCTACCTCGTGCACGGCATGATCGTGAGCCCGATCATCAGCACGATCTCGTTCGCTCTCACGACGGTGTGGCTGAGTGTCGGGCTCGGCGGACTCACCTATTCGTTCTGGGGAGCGTTCCTCCCGCGCGGCTACGGCAGCGACGGGGACGGGGGCGCGTGGGGACAGTACGTCTCCGAGGCGCTGCCCTGGCTGTTCGGCTCGTGGTCCTCGTGGACCGTCGAGGTGGTGCTCTACTCCATCGCCGGAATCGTGTTCACCTTCACGATGCCGTGGGTGCTCGGCGGACTCGCCCTCGCGCACCATTCCGTCGCGACGGGGATGCTCGGCCGCTGGGAGTCCGACGACCTCGCCGCCGAAGTGCGCGCCGAGGCCGCCGCCCGCTCCTCGGCCGTTCAGGCCGAGGACGTCGCGCTCCGCCGCCTCGAGCGCGACATCCACGACGGCCCGCAGCAGCGCCTCGTGCGCCTCCAGCTCGATCTCGCGGCTCTCGAGCGCCGCGCCGAGTCCGGGGACGCGGATGCCGCAGCCGAGCTCGCACGCGAGGCGCGGGGCCACGCCAAAGCGGCGCTCGACGAGCTGCGCGCCCTGTCCAGCGGCGTGGCGCCGCCGCTCCTGCAGGATCGCGGGCTGGCCGCCGCACTCGCGGCGACGGCGGCGGGTGCGCCCCTGACGGTGCACACCGACATCGATCCGCTGATCGACCAGGTGACCAGCCCCGAGGTGGCCCGCACCGTGTACTTCGTCGTCGCCGAGCTGCTCACGAACGTGGTGAAGCACTCCGGCGCCTCCGCTGTCACGCTCAAAGCTGCGCTGCGACCTTCGGTCAGCGGGACGCCGTCGATGCTGGATGTCTGGGTCGTGGACAACGGGCGCGGGGGAGCCGCCTACTCGCCCGGTCACGGTCTGGAGGGACTGCGCGAGCGCATCGCGGGGCTGCGGGGAATGCTCGTCGTCGACAGTCCCGTGGGCGGCCCGACCTCCGTGGGCGCGCACGTCCCACTCGCCGCGGCGTCATGAGCGCTCCCTATGCTGGCGGTGTGCCAGATGACGAGCCGGTGCGCGTGGTTCTCGTCGAGGACTCCGTCCTCCTGCGGGAGGGACTGGTGCGCCTCTTCGACGAGGCCGGCTACGTCACCGCCGGGGCATGGGGTGACGCCGAGGGCATCGTCGAGCGTGTGAGGGAGGCACGGGCGGATGTCGCCATCCTCGACGTCCGTCTCCCCCCGGGATTTCGGGACGAGGGGATCCGTGCGGCGCTGACGCTGCGCTCCGCGCTTCCCGACGTGGGCATCCTCGTGCTCAGCCAGTACGTCGAAGGCGTCTACGCGCGGGAGCTTCTCGCGGGCGGCGACGGCGGGGTCGGCTACCTCCTGAAGGACCGCGTGACCTCGCTGGAGGAGTTCACGGATGCCGTGCACCGCGTCCGCGAGCGCGGGACGGTCCTCGATCCGCTGGTCGTGCAGGGGCTGATCGCGTCGAGACCGGATCCGCTCGCGACGCTCACCCCGCGCGAGCGCGACGTGCTGACGCTCATGGCGGAGGGACGCAGCAATGCGAGCATCGCGGCACGGCTGTTCATCGGGGTCGGCGCCGTGGAGAAGAACATCAGCGCCATCTTCGCGAAGCTCGGGCTCGAGGAGTCGGGCACAGAGCACCGTCGCGTGCTCGCCGTGCTCGCGTTCCTGCAGCGGGGCTGACACGCACAACGCCCCCGGCGGCGGCCGGGGGCGTTGTGCAGACTCAGGGGATCTCGATCACTCGGCCAGGTGGGCGAAGAGGAACCAGCGGTCCTTCTCGAGCGTCTCCTTGATGCCGATCGCGACATCCTGGCTCGTGAGGTCGAACTCGTCGAGTCCGTCGATCGCGGCCTGGACGTCGGCGATCACGAGGTCCATGTCGGCGATCACGGTGCGGATGAGCGCATCCCACTGGGTGAACCCGGCAGGGACCGTGGAGGTGGTCTTGGCGGCGACCGTGCTCGCACGGGCGTCGATCGGCAGGCCCAGGGCGACGATGCGCTCGGCGGCCTGGTCGGCGCCGGCCTGCGCGTTGGCGACGACCGAGTCGAGCAGTTCGTGGATCGCGATGAAGTTGGCGCCGCGGACGTTCCAGTGAGCCTGCTTGCCGTTGACGGCGAGCGCCTGGAGCCCGAGGACCACGGGGGTGAGGAACTGGGCGCTGGCTGCGGCCACAGTCGGGTCGGCGGCGGTGGCGGGGGTGGTGTTCGTCTTCGTCATGTCTCGTCTCCATCTTCGGGAGGACGCCTTCTGCGACGTGCGTCCTCCAGTGGTTGCAACGCTACTCAGACCGGGACATTCCGCAAGCAAGACAAGGCTCCGCTAACCCGGTGTCGCGAGCATCCGACCTGTCGGGACGGATTGTCAGCCCGGACCGGCTAACGTCGTTGAGTGCCTTCCGCCGATCACGACCTCGGACCCCAGAATCTCGGTCAGCCTGCCGTGCAGGTGACGCGAGAGCCGCGCGACCGGTCGCCCGAGCACGCCGAGCCCTCGCGCTACATCCCTCATGTGCAGGGGCTTCGAGCGATCGCCGTGCTGGCGGTCGTCCTCTACCACTTCTGGCCCGCGCGCTTCTCCGGCGGATACGTCGGCGTCGACATCTTCTTCGTGATCTCGGGCTTCCTCATCACCTCGCACCTGATGCGCGAGCTGACGGCGACGGGCACCGTGCGCCTCGGCCAATTCTGGGCACGCCGCGCGCGGCGCCTGCTGCCGGCATCCCTTCTGGTCCTGCTCGTGTGCGCGATCGTCGCGATGTCGCCCTACCTGACGCCGACCTCGGCGCTTCCGAACGAGGTGCGCGAGATCCTCGCCTCGACGTTCTACGTCGAGAACTGGTACCTCGCGCTGAACTCGGCCGACTACCTGAACCACTCCGGCGACCCGACCACTGTTCAGCACTACTGGTCGCTGTCGCTCGAGGAGCAGTTCTACGTCATGTGGCCGCTGCTGATGCTGCTGGCGGCGTGGATCGGCGTGAAATGGTTCCGCGGGGCGCGACGTCGCGCGGTCATCACCACGCTGGCGGTGGTCTCGCTGGTCTCGTTCGCCTTCTGCGTCGTCTTCACGATCACCAATCCGGCTCCCGCCTACTTCGTGACCTTCGGCCGCATGTGGCAGTTCGGCGTCGGCGCGATGATCGCGCTCGTCCCGCTGCTGCGAGTGCGCAACGCGGTGGGCAGCTTCCTGCTCGGCTGGGGCGGCATCGCGGTTCTCGTGTACGTCATCTTCCAGTTCGACGGGCAGACGCCGTTCCCCGGATACATGGCCGTCCTTCCCACACTCGGTGCGGCCGCGGTGATCGCCGCGTCGAACACCCGGCGCTGGTGGTACCCCACGCGCGTGCTCGCGATCCGGCCGGCCCAGTTCGTGGGCGACATCTCCTACTCGCTCTACCTGTGGCACTGGCCGCTGATCATCATCGCGCCCTCCGTGCCCTTCTGGGGCTTGACGATCTACCACCGTGTCGCGCTGCTCGGCGTGTGCTTCGTGCTGGCATGGCTCACGAAGAGATTCGTCGAGGACCCGGTGCGGCAGTGGAAGGTCCTCACATCGAGGCCCGCGCGCGCCACGCTGTGGAGTTCCCTCGGCGCGATGGTCGTCGTCGCGCTGGTCGCGGCAACGGCGTGGTTCGTCAACGCGCCCGCCTACAACGCCGGCTTCCGTGCCATCCAGGAGCTGCAGGAGAACCCGCCGCCGTGCTTCGGTGCGGCGTCCGTGCTGGATCCGACCTGCGCGTCCGCCGACTTCGGCGACCAGATCCTTCCCGCGCCCGGCTTCGCCGGAATCGATCGGCCGCAGATGGGGGACTGCTTCGTGCAGCTCACCGACGCGCGACCGGTCTCGTGCACGCTCGGCTCGGACGATCCCGACGCGCCGCGGGTCGCGCTCATCGGCGACAGCCACGCCTACCAGCTCATCTCGACGTTCGATCGCATGGCCGAGGCGGAGGGCTGGCAGGTCGTCACCTGGCTCAAGGGCGCATGCCCGTGGAACACGACGCCGCTCGCGACGCCCGGCGCGTTCGGCGATGCCTGCACCGAGTGGCGTGAGGCCGTCACCGCAGACCTCGCCGCGGCGGACGTCGACGCGGTGTTCACCGCGGCGATCGCGACCACGCCGTACTCGTCGGCCGGATTCGACTCGTCGTACGACGCGGCGGTCGCCGGCTACGTCGACGCGTGGGACGAGATGCTCGACCGCGGCATCCCCGTCATCACCGTCGTCGACAACCCGGTGTGGGAGACCGACCCGAACAAGTGCCTGCGCACGCGCGAGCAGTCCGAGTGCGTCGGCGCCAGGTCTGACGTGCTCGTGGCGGACGATCCGCTGCGGGAGGCGGCATCCCAGCGCGACGGGGTCACCCTTCTCGACTTCACGGATGTCTTCTGCGATGACGAGACCTGCTCGCCGGTGATCGGAGGGGCGAACGTCTACCGCGATCAGGACCACCTCACCGTGACCTTCGCCGACACCCTCGCCCCCTGGTACACCGCGGCGATCAAGGAGCGCCTCGCGACCACCGCGCCGTAGCCGGATCGATAGGGTCGTGGCATGACGATCTCGCAAGACGCCGCCGTCCTCGCGGTCGCGGGGCGCGCCCCCGGCATCCATCCGGAGGCGTTCGTCGCCTCCGGCGCTCGCGTGATCGGAGACGTCACCCTCGCTGCGGGCGCCAGCGTCTGGTACAACGCGGTGCTGCGGGGCGACAGCGACACGATCACCGTTGGTGCGGGGAGCAATCTCCAGGACAACGTCTCCGTGCACGTCGATGCGGGCCACCCTGTCGTCATCGGCAGCAACGTGTCGGTGGGTCACAACGCCGTCGTGCACGGGTGCACGATCGGCGACGGATCGCTCATCGGCATGGGGAGCGTGGTTCTCTCGGGCGCAGTGATCGGAGACGGATGCCTCGTCGCGGCCGGTGCGGTCGTGCTCGAGGGCACGGTCGTCCCGCCGGGGTCTCTCGTGGCCGGTGTGCCGGCGAAGGTGCGACGGGAGCTCACCGACGAGGAGCGCGCGGGCATCGTGCGCAACGCCGACGCCTACCTCGCGCACCTGGCCGTGCACCGAGGTGCGAGGCCGACCGCCGGCTGACTCAGTCG contains:
- a CDS encoding ribose-5-phosphate isomerase, encoding MRIHIATDHAGLEFSTQLQHHLAAAGHEVIDHGPIEYDALDDYPAFCIRAAQAVVRDQSAGIDALGVVFGGSGNGEQIAANKVVGVRAALAWSIATAELAREHNDANVIAIGARQHTFDEAATFIDRFIATPFSGEERHARRIGQLAAFEEDGSLEPDPRASTGQPDVLAADDSSFDPEAG
- a CDS encoding Fpg/Nei family DNA glycosylase; its protein translation is MPEGHSVHRIARQFDRNFVGRTVAASSPQGRFVEGAALIDGRTATAVRAVGKQMFLEFDDDLWLRVHLGMYGAWDFAGEILVDPTIASANGRMGQTNQRGTDLVAPILDSAGENSLTSIGAPRRTRVHVRMSEQTTGLADDGDQWPPAVVGQVRLRLLTPSTAADLRGPTACALQTPDEVAATIAKLGPDPLVDDVAEGEERFAAVVRRKPTPIGLLLMDQSVVSGIGNVYRAELLYRARLNPHTPGRDVPEELVRELWRDWVRLLAIGVETGQMMTMDDLAPDAYRQAMASRDDRHWVYHRAGLPCRVCGTEIVVEEVATRKLYWCPSCQR
- a CDS encoding FMN-binding negative transcriptional regulator, which encodes MRQNPSFAMTDVTELRRLIDANPWMTLVSATDDGLVASHYAVLLDGDRDDLTIVGHVGKPDDLIHGLGERELLVVVQGPHGYISPSWYGDAPNVPTWNFVSAHLTGVPEILTPEENLRVLDRLVARFESGMPQPRLLWERPNDPDYVTRLERGTVGFRLTPTKVVAKRKLSQNRPDDVVETIIAQLGEGGAYVDPRLPAEMQRALDARRAAR
- a CDS encoding amidohydrolase, whose amino-acid sequence is MSAVRGESPAVLADVRLTGSQRTDPFVDDLVDVHLADGVVVDIAPARALPRTGLVVDGGGGWLVPGLWDHHVHVVQWALAAQREALGTASSAAHAAALMGAAASLPDGRRIGTGFRDALWPDAPTLEVLDAATGDVPTYLINADVHSVWLNSAALRREGLTPDGVGLLREAPAFEISRRLNAVAPEVSDPLVVQMAQDAAARGVVGLVDLDMAWNEDAWARRTSAGFDALRVSFGIYPEFLDRAIADGLRTGDPARGAASDLARVGPLKVITDGSLGTRTAACSHAYPGDPHNLGLLTVDIATLVDLMTRATGAGIASAIHAIGDVANTHALDAYAATGAWGTIEHAQLVAHADIPRFGRLGVAASVQPEHAIDDRDMTDTIWAGQTAQPYPLRSLADTGANLLFGSDAPVSPLDPWAAMAAAVFRTRDGREPWQAHQRLDAATALGASTYGGSATPARIEPGMRADLAVCAHDPLRASESEMRGMEVRATLLEGRLTHLA
- a CDS encoding multicopper oxidase family protein; protein product: MVLPAPSPLPAAPTVPRRRRRGLVAVLIAVPLVVLAVGVAAWFAVNSSRPAPPAPGTTSFTQPLLIPELAPSTLEDGVRVFRLEPRESRTTFVAQGETPTLGYNGSYLGPTLVAARGERVRVEVHNALDESTTVHWHGMHLPAVMDGGPHTPIAAGTTWAPEWLIDQPAASLWYHPHLHGRTREQVDAGLAGMFLLTDDTEGALALPREYGVDDVPLIVQDRSFSADGAFAGGLGMQFDGVLGDTILVNGTVGPYFEASTERVRLRLLNGSSARMYDFAFDDGRTFDLIGTDGGLLTAPVPVTSIPLSPGERAEIVVTVRPGDETVLRSQAPDPALHAGGAAFDVLQLRSAASLTPSPEVPRRLVDIQDASDADAAAHRTFVMSGHDINDTQMDLGRVDFAAIVDTREVWTVRNDNPLPHSFHVHDTQFRVLSIDGEPPPARLSGWKDTIPLEWDREYRLLVSFEDYVDPTTPYMFHCHLLWHEDQGMMGQFLVVEEGQQPDLRRPEGDSDDHHDH
- a CDS encoding sensor histidine kinase — protein: MTTMTTDAPASVAAPTGFWASYGRAWTRTPGSAVYLLAVFVLAMVSVSVLAALFWTGVGLLVLVIGLPIVVGTLFVARGFGTADRGLLWLTGLPRIGEPEWNRDRPGTGGFWMTLTRPVRNAHYWIYLVHGMIVSPIISTISFALTTVWLSVGLGGLTYSFWGAFLPRGYGSDGDGGAWGQYVSEALPWLFGSWSSWTVEVVLYSIAGIVFTFTMPWVLGGLALAHHSVATGMLGRWESDDLAAEVRAEAAARSSAVQAEDVALRRLERDIHDGPQQRLVRLQLDLAALERRAESGDADAAAELAREARGHAKAALDELRALSSGVAPPLLQDRGLAAALAATAAGAPLTVHTDIDPLIDQVTSPEVARTVYFVVAELLTNVVKHSGASAVTLKAALRPSVSGTPSMLDVWVVDNGRGGAAYSPGHGLEGLRERIAGLRGMLVVDSPVGGPTSVGAHVPLAAAS
- a CDS encoding response regulator transcription factor translates to MSAPYAGGVPDDEPVRVVLVEDSVLLREGLVRLFDEAGYVTAGAWGDAEGIVERVREARADVAILDVRLPPGFRDEGIRAALTLRSALPDVGILVLSQYVEGVYARELLAGGDGGVGYLLKDRVTSLEEFTDAVHRVRERGTVLDPLVVQGLIASRPDPLATLTPRERDVLTLMAEGRSNASIAARLFIGVGAVEKNISAIFAKLGLEESGTEHRRVLAVLAFLQRG
- a CDS encoding Dps family protein, with product MTKTNTTPATAADPTVAAASAQFLTPVVLGLQALAVNGKQAHWNVRGANFIAIHELLDSVVANAQAGADQAAERIVALGLPIDARASTVAAKTTSTVPAGFTQWDALIRTVIADMDLVIADVQAAIDGLDEFDLTSQDVAIGIKETLEKDRWFLFAHLAE
- a CDS encoding acyltransferase family protein produces the protein MPSADHDLGPQNLGQPAVQVTREPRDRSPEHAEPSRYIPHVQGLRAIAVLAVVLYHFWPARFSGGYVGVDIFFVISGFLITSHLMRELTATGTVRLGQFWARRARRLLPASLLVLLVCAIVAMSPYLTPTSALPNEVREILASTFYVENWYLALNSADYLNHSGDPTTVQHYWSLSLEEQFYVMWPLLMLLAAWIGVKWFRGARRRAVITTLAVVSLVSFAFCVVFTITNPAPAYFVTFGRMWQFGVGAMIALVPLLRVRNAVGSFLLGWGGIAVLVYVIFQFDGQTPFPGYMAVLPTLGAAAVIAASNTRRWWYPTRVLAIRPAQFVGDISYSLYLWHWPLIIIAPSVPFWGLTIYHRVALLGVCFVLAWLTKRFVEDPVRQWKVLTSRPARATLWSSLGAMVVVALVAATAWFVNAPAYNAGFRAIQELQENPPPCFGAASVLDPTCASADFGDQILPAPGFAGIDRPQMGDCFVQLTDARPVSCTLGSDDPDAPRVALIGDSHAYQLISTFDRMAEAEGWQVVTWLKGACPWNTTPLATPGAFGDACTEWREAVTADLAAADVDAVFTAAIATTPYSSAGFDSSYDAAVAGYVDAWDEMLDRGIPVITVVDNPVWETDPNKCLRTREQSECVGARSDVLVADDPLREAASQRDGVTLLDFTDVFCDDETCSPVIGGANVYRDQDHLTVTFADTLAPWYTAAIKERLATTAP
- a CDS encoding gamma carbonic anhydrase family protein, with amino-acid sequence MTISQDAAVLAVAGRAPGIHPEAFVASGARVIGDVTLAAGASVWYNAVLRGDSDTITVGAGSNLQDNVSVHVDAGHPVVIGSNVSVGHNAVVHGCTIGDGSLIGMGSVVLSGAVIGDGCLVAAGAVVLEGTVVPPGSLVAGVPAKVRRELTDEERAGIVRNADAYLAHLAVHRGARPTAG